The Pseudomonadota bacterium genomic sequence ACGAAAACGTGGCGTGATCGCAGCCTCTGCAGGGAATCACGCCCAAGGTGTCGCGTTGGCCGCAAGCAAGCTAAGCATTCCGGCTACTATTGTCATGCCTCAAACAACACCACGAATCAAAATCGACGCAGTTAGCAACTGGTCGCCACGGGTGGTCCTCCATGGCGATGATTATCAAGAGGCCTATACCAAGTCGCTCGAAATCGCT encodes the following:
- a CDS encoding pyridoxal-phosphate dependent enzyme, which codes for MPKNYLNQILNARVYDVAVETPLEAAMGLSARLNNNVLIKREDLQPVFSFKIRGAYNKMLQLDTKERKRGVIAASAGNHAQGVALAASKLSIPATIVMPQTTPRIKIDAVSNWSPRVVLHGDDYQEAYTKSLEIA